TGTTTGTTGCTTATGTGTCTGTGTGAAAAATGAAAATGGCAACCATCTTTCACCTGGAATGCCACTACAGAGGTCCTGCAACCATATATTGATCACATGCCCCACCATTACTAATGCCAACATTCATCAAAGTCTGGTTAAAAAGATGGAAAGGTTGCACTTGAATGCACGAGTAAATTGAATTGTGAATATTCAGTTTAATTAAGAGGCAAAATTCATTTTAAGGAAGAAGACCTCAAACTACAATCATATTTCTTTCAATCAAACTAGAGAGTAATATTAACTGCAAATTTAAGCCCATACCCTCAATATGAGTGCTAAGTGCTAAGTAAACAAAATTCAGTTATTTTGACTTTATTGGACTATTAATGGCAATTCAGTTTATgtgcatccaaacagaccctaacaCCATTCAAGGGTTTCATATTTTCTCTATGGATTTTGCAATAAGAGCAACAAATGATTAAGAACTTGATTGGGTAAACATACACAACtaagtgttaaaaaaataaaataaaataaaattctaagcTTGACCATGGTCATTTCCTATGCATAACCTTTCTTATATAGTTgattcacaaaaaaataaaaaataaaaaatcaaaaatcaaaaatcaaaaatcaaaaatcaaaaaacaaaaaacaaaaacaaaaaaaacaaaaacaagtaaaaacaaaaaaaaaacaaaaccctcaaaattaaaaaaaaaaaaaagaaaaagtctgAGAGATACCTCGAGACCAGCCAATGATCTAATTTTCCTCCCTTGAATTCCAAGTGGATCTTGATTAACATCAATCACCTCCTTATTTCTGAGGATTGCAAGAGTCTGTCTGCTTGCAAATCGGATGTCACAGCCGATGAGTAAAGGAGACTGTCACAATAAGCTTTTCCTTTTATCATCACAAGTAGAGAAGGGTGGACAAGTCTAGACATGGCATGGATATTCAAAATTCACCTTCATAAGTGCCCATATACTGAAGTGAGAGCGATACTCCTCTAAACTCATTCCTCCATTGCCTACTTCCAACATGTCAGCATCTATCAATACCAGAAACAAAATTAGAATGTGCATATTCCTTTAAGAAGAAAGTGAAGTATTTAAACATGAAGATAGTGTCATGCATATGGAAATGTTAAGATGCTAATCATATTTACaggttttttaaatttaaaaaaaataataaaaaaaataaaataaaaaaaacaaacaaaaaaaaactctttGCACAGTAGCATAACTCTACCCAGATGTAAGCTTTTTCAAGTGTATTGAATTTGAATTATAAACTTTTGCTACATATCAAACCCAAAGAACCACAAGGTAACCAAGATCTGGAAACTCAAGAAGAAAAAAGATCAGCTATTTTATTTACATTACAGGTGGACTGTTAATGACAACAAAAAGCTAGAGAAGTAGAATGATTTCAGTTCTCTTGTAACAAGGGCATTCCCCTTTCGAAGAAAATCGTCATATTTGATATGCATTTTGGACAGAATCATCAACGTAGAAATCTGAAGAGAACCTTAATGTATCCTTCTCTTGCTCTCAGATGTGGGTTATATTTCTAAATTTTACACTTGTATGCAGTAGTACTtaacatatatttgaacaataGCAAAAACTCAAATGAATGTTTTGGCATGTCACGTTTCTCTGTGTATGTCAATGTTGTGTAGTTTAAAACAGATCAGATAAGGGATTTAATTAAAAGTATCTATACCATTCCATCTTCCTGGACCTGCAAATCTTCCCCATTTGTTGTTTTCATCGGCAATTGTTGTGATactggggggaaaaaaaaaacccgtaCTCAACCAAAGCAACTGAAttagtaagttttttttttgtggcaCTGTTTCCTTACATTCAAGGATCAATCCAAAAGACAAGATTTAAACCTCTCCCACTTGTCTTGAATGTCGCCTGTTGTTCTCCATGCATTTCCAAAGCTACCAGCCCATGTTGCTGGATTCTGTTCACCCCTATAGAAAACATACCCCTTAGAGACTATGAAACATAACTGAAATAAGAAGCTTGAAAGAGTACTGCCAATCAATGAGCAATTAGTGCTGAAGGGTGTAACTTTTAGTGCAGCATGACTTACCATTCACATATAGAGTATAAAATGGGTCGGCCAACCTTCCGTAATGCGTAACTCATCCTTGCATACCTGAAAGACATGATGGATATGCATGGCAATGTGACATTTGCTGATTGAAATTGAACAATTCAGTCGAACCCATTTCTTTAAAAGTGGATAAAAAAAATTTTAGATATCACCATGAACTTCACTTGGTTGACTTCCTGTTTTGGGTTGTACTTCAAACATATGCAGCAAGAACTCATTTTCTGAGAAAAGGTACCTGTATTGAGGCCTTGATCCATCATGGTAACAGTTATCGTACTTCAAATAATCGACACCCTGCCACGAGAAGTACTAAAATAGTTAAATTAAATTAAACAAACCTTGTCATGGGGAAGCGAGCACTGTAGAAAAGAAATAAGACCGAACATGGACAGGTTGGAAACGAAATTATAGAATAGAATCATACAAactatgaaaaaggaaaaaaaccaaaaaagaagttGCCCATAATTGCTATAGGCAAATTAACTAAATTAGATAAAACTAACCCATGAGGCGAATGTTCTCGCATCTTGCACTTCATGCCCTAGGGAGCCTGGCATGGTTTTGCTGCAAGTTGTGTAACTGACAAAGAAGAGATCACTTAATGTAAGGGTTTAAGTTGAGAGAGAAAGGTACAaaatacttgcattaataagaaacAAGAAATTCTCATCAGTGTCTGAATGTGATATACAAAGAAATTATGCTTGACCCTTATTGTAAGGTTTTAAAGTTGAGAGAGCAAGGTGAAAAACCATGCTTGCATTTGTGAGACACAAGATCTTCACCAGTGTCGATATTAATAGAAAGAAAATATCCTAATCTCCTCCAGATTAGGATCTCATCTCTCTataagatatgtgctaaaatacgaAGAAAATCATCCGATTTTTACAAGGTGGTAATCATTTAATAATTTGAAAAGTGAATGCAATTTTATCTGAATTATCTATACCAATACCATATCATGTGCTATAAATGCTGCTAGATGCAGTGCAGTACCCTTGTTTTCCTGTCCATAAATAGCTAGCCCGTGATGTACCTTTTTCACACCATAACGTTAAAACCATCCAGATAGTCAAATAAATTGAACCCAAAGCTATGAAGTCTGTAATATACGGAGAGCTAAGCATGTTTAAATTCAAAACTCATTCACAAATTTGCAACCCCATTAAGCAACAGTACACTCCCCTTTTTCAGTTTCATACCATTTGCAGCAGAAATTCTTTAAATGAAAGACTCATAACCAGCTTCGAAACATTAACTTTGAGAAATCATTAGTTATCAAGTTACAATGAAGACCTTCAAAACTAAAACCAGTAAGAGCAACCGATATGCTTACTTTGCTCAACGTATTTTTTTGTAGTTGGGGGAAAAGCAAGGCAGAAGGAGAGTATCAAGAAAAATCCTAAAGCAATGCCTTTTGTGCTGGGCATTAAATGGAGGTGATTGGCGCAGAGTAGCCTAGACAGGCACTTTGCAGTTGTTGACAGTTCCAACAACGACAATTACTAAATAGTACAAACATCTAAGCTTCTAATTCAACACAAAGACGTAATATCAGGTTTGGAACTTTTCATCAATTTAATTATGTAAGAAGCATTAACATGAACGATGAATATCAGGATTGGAGCTATTCGTCAATTTAATTATGCAGGTGGCATTAACTTGAAGTGGCTCAATATTCCGAGGGATCCCTCTCCAAATATGCAACCCAATTAAATCTTTTGaaccatttattttaaaaatacccCCACATTCAAGtatttcctattgtttattcCAAAAAGGCCCTCGCCGTTTAAATTGTGAAATTTCCACCCTGTTTACACTATTTCCACCCCACGAAGCATCCCCTGTACTAGCATGCAACTGAGGAATAGAATGAAGATACATGAATGGGGAACAATACAATAGAGGCCATAGTGTGGTAGTGACCACACAATGCCCATTACAGCTTCCCTTGGATATGATAAATGTTTGGGGGTGGGGGGAGTGGTTGATAttgagtttttaaaattttttccctCCCCATCTCCTTGATCCAATGGAAATAACCATCGTTGTACCGTAATTGCAGCAAAGcaattggtgtgtgtgtgtgtgtgtgtgtgtgtgtgtgtgtgttaaagtAGTCGTATTTGATAGtctgtgggatgggacccacacaaGGAAACCACAAAATACATGGACAGTCCTCTTGTTTCCACCAATGGGAGAACAAAGTCCTTTGCTAGTCCCATGGGTGGCCTTGACAGAAAAGCTTAAGCATGAAtccagcccaaaaaaaaaaaaagaaaaaaaaaatgacccactAAGAAGTAAACTGAAGGAAAAATCTTAAGgcatgtttggtagatgcctaaatgAAATCATCTTGCTTTggttaatcataattatgcattagagatcatgattgtcgttgttaggatttttattattttttattattatttttttagttttttaatcCTTACTAAAAGAAACATGATATGTAAAACataattacaaatttacaattaactaa
This region of Magnolia sinica isolate HGM2019 chromosome 1, MsV1, whole genome shotgun sequence genomic DNA includes:
- the LOC131229606 gene encoding alpha-galactosidase 2-like isoform X2, producing MEGIVGFLCGIWLLLLVHCIEASSLLSNSSSSSEHHHDVYTTFLLANGVGRTPPMGWNSWNHFQCHIDEWTVKRTADALVSTGLAALGYKYVNIDDCWGEASRDSRGNLVARASTFPSGIKALADYVHSRGLKLGIYTDAGYTTCSKTMPGSLGHEVQDARTFASWGVDYLKYDNCYHDGSRPQYRYARMSYALRKVGRPILYSICEWGEQNPATWAGSFGNAWRTTGDIQDKWESITTIADENNKWGRFAGPGRWNDADMLEVGNGGMSLEEYRSHFSIWALMKSPLLIGCDIRFASRQTLAILRNKEVIDVNQDPLGIQGRKIRSLAGLEHSYVSKSLRFRLTAFVGPRSCKMYVLTPA